The Bradysia coprophila strain Holo2 unplaced genomic scaffold, BU_Bcop_v1 contig_151, whole genome shotgun sequence genome contains a region encoding:
- the LOC119074972 gene encoding E3 ubiquitin-protein ligase TRIP12 isoform X2 has protein sequence MAESVSKQLLSAVTEGHTKRSSPSTSHSSRRNKRHTHTSESIDNNRDRSRSRIRISKLNQTHPSNERQQSSTSSKRSSSTTQSSGYKSEDSEAINSIASRTRSHSQRKSFDQNNSTVTPAEKRYRSESDTSELRQTDTEDTEYTPNKQSAQRRKKEANTSRKSATKKSATTPSSTATEQKPASGERRRKLRSSDSHTEAAHNSTISGDNSEQESSSSSVIPKKRFRQSDPETLNLGARLAKSSSGREPQQRISTQETHTTGQPPSLLRRSSRSKGTSSTATTGSCVSTSASTSQSHSRQIGTAPIGKKGSSSKGGFTSASIAFDAATATEPSTSQAAMANDGSRSNDSIHTNPTVKLNKPLQTPTTSSPLDVSNVHLLSQQTSSSSAGTSNMSSSNAAAPPHPDSESDDTEVGHLQALLETKGLPPNLFSALGPRMHHMLHRTIGVNSSSKAQQLLQGLQSQDESQQLQAAIEMCQMLVMGNEDTLAGFPIKLVVPALITLLRMEHNFDIMNNACRALAYMLEALPRSSNTVVDAIPVFLEKLQVIQCMDVAEQSLTALEILSRRHSKAILNANGVSACLTYLDFFSINAQRAALAITANCCLSLQPEEFHFVNESLPSMARLLTQQDKKCVESVCTAFYRLIESFQHEPQKLQEIAKNDLLKNCQELLVVTPSVLNSGTFTNVVRMLSVMCANCPDLAITLLKNDIASTLLYLLTGSAEATQTGDVELVSRSPSELYEITCLIGELMPRLPSDGIFSVDALLERPNAGVQDQVQWQWRDDRAMWHSYSAIDSRMIEAAHMNSDDELSLSTLGRTYTVDFHSMQQINEDTGTTRPVQRKVNPTSSASLENMLNSQNAAEGSNGNETGTKTLNLALRPPNPYRDARIACLKEERGLAAEFIKNLFSVLYEVYSSSAGPSVRYKCLRALLRMVYFASADLLREVLRNQILSSHIAGMMASNDLRIVVGALQMAEILMQKLPDVFGIHFRRDGVMHQINLLADPSIPICANPSPKSKDAIGTASPPASSVPQQLFDFETAASSSCKANSHIRNLNVAMNGLNSNMSISMPSTSSMMHAASMPSTSSSSAIAISLNRATAPGGIIDFKQHHHPQPISLPTTASNHHFHQMYPIKTETSTTVKQFHQSSLGQQFPIDLMNLNEASGNSSGVTSSSLAKRSDSPGPSKVSDILKRKVPPKRKSQNSNRSKTRQEEQSSVVQDFINRATNLASLNPARWGRQGSHTLARDSNSSSNPLSKSSSNSNLIAAGNREKARQWIREQAILFVTKYGEPDVDGNGRQSASTVLSRLNGIIQKLDGSIDDCVKALRELRDILIESDISPFEVNHSGLIKSMLYFMANEHGIVARDDRLRAFLHIFAGLPLDSSYSGPVPVLRSSSFSAFVAKLNGCVTQLEQFPVKVHDFPAGTGGRSNQSALKFFNTHQLKCNLQRHPDCTNLRQWRGGTVKIDPLAMVQAIERYLVARGYGGIRVDSEDDTEEEIEDSVAAVVMSQTGFKHKLQFLIGDFVLPYNMTVYQAVKQFSSVVNDQSETEADTETPIGNPSVWAQQHTIYYRPIEEEQQAVSNKSTSSSTTRKNGKSSSSKLIRKKTEFWTEGTIPTIVSPLTQFLSTTLPADVVTVQDASLDALCMLRIVNALNRHWESLYGCVRHENIVNQSEFIHSKIAAKANRQLQDPLVIMTNNIPQWLPEIVTACPFLFPFETRHLLFYVNVFDRDRALQRLLDTTPDLNSADTTERVTPRLDRRKKAISREDILKQAENLIQDFGHSKALLEIQYENEVGTGLGPTLEFYALVSAEIQRCDLGLWNGSDSYKQNSSSIVDVVKTNLGNIDDDPGAPQRMSVGSIISNSSALNMLIEQSDNMIVTETDEQQQQQQNDNSNSLVESMPQRNRSTVTYVNAQYGLFPTPIGRAAKTSQLTRLKAKFKFLGKFMAKAVMDSRMLDLPCSIPFYRWILNEEHSLGLTDLARVAPEVQATLIRLHEIVKQRDAVQQDPALDVTEKTEQIESLDLDGCPIADLGLDFVLPGHANIELRRGGRDIPVTIHNLHQYISLVTHWFLVEGVQKQYEALREGFDSVFPSSRLRFFYPEELENVFCGSGSINFNRWDVRMLQESCRIDHGFTQESKQIQQLYEIMSNYNRDEQRSFLQFVTGSPCLPNGGFKSLSPPFTIVRKTLDSNQDPDDYLPSVMTCANYLKLPEYSNRETMRLKLKVAANEGSMSFHLS, from the exons ATGGCAGAATCGGTTAGCAAACAATTGCTCTCTGCAGTGACGGAGGGGCATACTAAAAGAAGTTCACCATCAACAAGCCATAGTAGTAGGAGAAATAAACGACATACCCATACGTCTGAATCTATTGACAATAACAGGGACAGAAGTAGAAGTCGAATTCGTATAAGCAAATTAAATCAAACGCATCCATCGAACGAAAGACAACAATCGTCAACGTCATCGAAACGGTCTTCGTCAACAACACAGAGTTCTGGATATAAATCCGAGGATTCGGAAGCAATCAACTCTATAGCGAGTCGAACTCGATCGCATTCGCAACGGAAAAGTTTCGATCAAAATAATAGTACCGTTACGCCCGCTGAAAAGCGTTATCGCAGTGAAAGTGACACAAGCGAACTGCGCCAAACCGATACGGAAGACACTGAATACACTCCAAACAAACAATCAGCACAAAGACGTAAAAAGGAAGCAAACACGTCCAGAAAGTCTGCAACGAAAAAATCAGCAACCACTCCGAGTAGTACAGCTACGGAACAAAAACCTGCATCTGGCGAACGCAGGCGGAAACTTAGATCGTCCGATTCGCATACGGAAGCGGCCCATAACAGCACCATTAGTGGCGATAATAGCGAACAAGAATCGAGTTCGTCGTCAGTCATACCGAAAAAGCGTTTCCGTCAAAGTGATCCGGAGACTCTGAACCTGGGGGCACGTTTAGCGAAAAGTAGCAGTGGTCGGGAGCCCCAACAGCGTATTAGTACACAAGAAACACATACTACGGGGCAACCACCAAGTCTGCTAAGACGCAGTTCACGTAGCAAAG GTACATCATCGACAGCAACGACGGGTTCCTGTGTCAGTACGTCAGCGAGTACGTCGCAATCGCATTCACGTCAAATCGGCACGGCTCCGATTGGCAAAAAGGGCTCATCATCGAAGGGTGGCTTCACATCAGCATCAATTGCATTTGACGCAGCTACTGCCACAGAACCATCCACATCACAAGCAGCCATGGCTAACGACGGTTCACGCAGCAATGATTCGATCCACACAAATCCCACCGTTAAACTAAACAAACCGCTACAAACACCAACAACCTCATCGCCGCTTGATGTTTCCAATGTGCATTTGTTATCGCAGCAAACATCCAGCAGCAGTGCTGGAACGTCCAATATGAGTTCAAGTAATGCAGCCGCACCACCGCATCCAGATTCGGAAAGTGACGACACAGAGGTCGGACATTTGCAAGCATTGCTGGAAACAAAAGGACTTCCACCCAATCTGTTCAGTGCACTAG GTCCCCGGATGCACCATATGCTCCATCGTACGATCGGTGTTAATAGTTCATCGAAAGCTCAGCAGTTGTTGCAAGGACTCCAATCTCAGGATGAGAGCCAGCAACTTCAGGCCGCTATTGAAATGTGTCAAATGTTGGTTATGGGCAATGAAGACACTCTTGCAGGCTTCCCGATAAAACTCGTTGTTCCTGCATTGATAACCTTACTGCGGATGGAACACAATTTTGATATCATGAACAATGCTTGTCGTGCTTTGGCATACATGCTCGAGGCCCTTCCACGCTCATCGAATACCGTTGTCGATGCAATTCCCGTGTTTCTGGAAAAGCTACAAGTGATACAATGTATGGATGTAGCCGAACAGAGTCTGACAGCCTTGGAAATATTATCACGTCGTCATAGTAAAGCGATTCTCAATGCGAATGGAGTCTCAGCGTGTTTAACGTATTTGGACTTCTTTTCGATTAACGCTCAACGGGCCGCATTGGCTATAACTGCTAATTGTTGCTTGAGCCTACAACCAgaagaatttcatttcgttaacGAATCGTTGCCGTCAATGGCGCGCCTATTGACCCAACAAGATAAAAAGTGCGTGGAAAGTGTGTGCACGGCATTTTACCGTTTAATCGAAAGCTTTCAGCACGAGCCACAAAAGCTTCAAGAGATTGCGAAAAATGATCTACTTAAAAATTGCCAGGAATTGTTGGTCGTCACCCCGTCGGTATTGAACTCGGGAACTTTTACCAATGTCGTGCGAATGTTAAGTGTCATGTGCGCCAACTGTCCAGATTTGGCGATAACtttgttgaaaaatgacaTAGCATCAACATTGCTATATCTGTTGACTGGATCAGCTGAGGCTACCCAAACCGGTGATGTTGAATTAGTTTCCCGCAGTCCATCCGAACTATACGAGATTACTTGCTTGATTGGAGAATTAATGCCCCGCTTGCCAAGCGACGGTATATTCAGTGTTGACGCATTGCTGGAACGACCAAATGCAGGAGTACAAGATCAAGTGCAGTGGCAATGGCGAGACGATCGTGCTATGTGGCATTCATATTCTGCTATTGATTCACGAATGATTGAAGCGGCTCACATGAACTCGGATGATGAGCTTAGTCTCAGCACATTGGGACGAACGTACACGGTCGATTTCCATTCGATGCAACAAATCAATGAAGATACTGGCACAACGCGGCCGGTACAACGTAAGGTCAATCCAACATCGTCTGCAAGCCTCGAAAATATGCTAAACAGTCAAAACGCCGCCGAAGGAAGTAATGGCAACGAGACCGGAACCAAAACTTTGAATTTGGCATTGAGACCACCGAACCCATATCGTGATGCCCGGATCGCTTGTTTGAAGGAAGAACGTGGCCTAGCTGccgaatttataaaaaatttattttcggtgcTGTACGAAGTTTACAGCTCATCGGCTGGACCATCGGTACGATACAAATGTCTGCGGGCTCTGTTGCGTATGGTTTACTTTGCCAGCGCAGATTTGTTAAGAGAAGTACtcagaaatcaaattttatcgtCTCATATCGCCGGGATGATGGCTTCAAACGATCTGCGCATCGTCGTTGGTGCATTGCAAATGGCCGAAATTTTGATGCAAAAGTTGCCGGATGTTTTCGGTATTCATTTCCGTCGAGACGGTGTTATGCACCAGATAAACCTATTGGCCGATCCATCGATTCCGATTTGTGCGAATCCGTCGCCGAAATCAAAAGATGCGATCGGTACGGCGAGTCCACCAGCTTCGTCCGTTCCACAGCAATTGTTCGACTTTGAGACGGCTGCCTCATCCAGTTGCAAAGCGAATTCTCACATTCGTAACCTCAATGTAGCCATGAACGGCTTAAATTCAAACATGAGCATTTCTATGCCATCCACATCGAGTATGATGCACGCAGCGTCAATGCCGAGTACGAGCAGTTCTTCCGCAATTGCAATTAGTCTAAACAGAGCAACTGCACCGGGTGGAATCATTGACTTTAAGCAACATCACCATCCGCAGCCCATCTCCTTACCAACCACTGCCTCCAATcaccattttcatcaaatgtaTCCAATTAAAACGGAAACTTCCACGACGGTTAAGCAATTCCACCAGTCCTCACTTGGGCAACAGTTTCCCATCGATTTGATGAATCTGAATGAAGCGTCGGGTAACAGTAGTGGAGTAACGTCATCTTCCTTGGCCAAACGTTCTGATAGTCCTGGACCATCAAAGGTATCCGACATATTGAAGCGTAAAGTTCCACCGAAacgaaaatcacaaaacagCAATCGATCGAAGACACGTCAAGAAGAACAATCGTCGGTCGTTCAAGACTTTATAAATCGGGCAACAAATTTGG CTTCACTAAATCCGGCCCGATGGGGACGCCAAGGCTCGCATACATTAGCCAGAGATAGTAATAGTTCATCGAATCCGCTCAGTAAAAGTTCGTCGAATTCGAATCTAATTGCTGCCGGCAATCGAGAAAAGGCTAGACAATGGATACGTGAACAAGCAATTCTGTTTGTTACCAAATATGGTGAGCCAGATGTTGACGGTAATGGGCGACAGAGTGCGTCAACCGTTTTATCGAGATTAAACG GAATCATTCAAAAACTCGACGGCAGCATTGACGATTGTGTGAAGGCGTTGCGTGAACTGCGTGACATTTTGATTGAAAGTGATATATCTCCATTCGAGGTCAACCATTCCGGATTGATCAAATCTATGCTGTATTTCATGGCTAACGAGCACGGTATTGTGGCCAGAGACGATAGACTAAGGgcatttttacatattttcgcCGGGTTACCTTTGGATTCAAG CTACAGTGGACCAGTTCCTGTCTTGCGTTCGAGCTCCTTCAGTGCATTCGTTGCCAAACTGAACGGTTGCGTGACACAGCTGGAACAATTTCCGGTAAAAGTTCACGATTTTCCAGCTGGTACGGGCGGTCGATCCAATCAAAGTGCACTTAAGTTCTTCAATACACATCAACTGAAATGCAATCTGCAACGTCATCCAGATTGCACAAATTTGCGTCAATGGCGCGGTGGTACCGTTAAAATTGATCCATTAGCTATGGTCCAAGCAATTGAACGGTATCTGGTAGCTCGTGGATATGGTGGCATTCGTGTCGACTCAGAAGATGACACCGAAGAAGAAATTGAAGATAGCGTTGCAGCTGTAGTTATGTCACAG acTGGCTTCAAACATAAGCTGCAATTTTTGATCGGAGATTTTGTGCTGCCCTACAATATGACAGTGTATCAGGCCGTTAAACAATTTTCGTCGGTCGTAAATGATCAATCCGAAACAGAGGCTGATACCGAAACACCAATCG GCAACCCAAGTGTGTGGGCACAACAACACACCATCTACTACAGGCCTATTGAAGAAGAGCAACAGGCCGTTAGTAACAAATCAACAAGCAGTTCGACAACGCGCAAAAATGGTAAAAGTTCGTCGTCAAAATTGATACGCAAGAAAACCGAATTTTGGACTGAAGGCACCATTCCAACAATTGTTTCCCCGTTGACGCAATTCTTATCGACAACATTGCCAGCGGATGTTGTTACAGTACAAGATGCGTCACTGGATGCCCTATGCATGTTGCGCATTGTAAATGCTTTGAATCGTCATTGGGAAAGTTTATATGGCTGTGTTAGACATGAAAACATTGTTAACCAATCGGAGTTCATCCACTCGAAG ATTGCTGCCAAAGCAAATCGCCAACTCCAAGATCCATTGGTTATAATGACCAACAATATACCTCAATGGCTTCCAGAGATAGTGACCGCCTGTCCATTTCTGTTCCCATTCGAGACGAGACATTTACTGTTCTATGTCAATGTCTTCGATCGTGATCGAGCGCTGCAACGTTTACTGGACACTACACCAGATCTCAATTCGGCTGATACGACGGAAAGGGTTACGCCTCGTTTGGATCGCCGCAAAAAGGCAATATCCAGAGAAGACATCCTGAAGCAAGCGGAGAATTTGATTCAG GATTTTGGACATTCGAAAGCTCTACTTGAAATACAATATGAGAACGAGGTTGGTACAGGCCTGGGACCCACGCTGGAATTTTATGCCCTGGTGTCAGCCGAAATACAACGCTGTGATTTAGGTTTATGGAACGGAAGTGATAGTTACAAACAAAACTCCTCATCAATAGTCGATGTGGTTAAAACCAACTTAGGAAACATAGATGATGATCCAGGTGCACCGCAACGAATGTCCGTTGGCAGCATTATTAGCAATAGCAGTGCCCTCAATATGCTAATTGAACAATCGGACAATATGATTGTAACCGAAACCGATGAacagcaacagcaacaacagaaTGACAATTCGAATTCGTTGGTTGAAAGTATGCCGCAGCGTAATCGATCAACAGTTACCTACGTCAATGCACAGTACGGTCTGTTCCCAACACCGATTGGCCGAGCAGCTAAAACGTCACAGTTGACTCGACTGAAGgctaaattcaaatttttgggcAAATTTATGGCCAAAGCCGTAATGGATAGTCGAATG CTCGATCTGCCATGCTCCATACCGTTCTACCGTTGGATTCTCAACGAAGAACATTCACTCGGCTTAACGGATCTGGCTAGAGTGGCACCCGAAGTGCAAGCGACCCTAATCCGTCTCCACGAAATCGTAAAACAACGTGATGCCGTTCAACAAGATCCAGCGTTGGATGTTACTGAAAAGACTGAACAA ATTGAATCTCTAGACCTTGATGGTTGTCCAATAGCTGATTTGGGCTTAGACTTTGTGCTTCCCGGACACGCAAACATTGAGCTACGCCGTGGCGGTCGTGATATTCCTGTGACCATTCATAATCTACATCAATACATATCGTTAGTGACACATTGGTTCTTGGTGGAAGGAGTGCAGAAACAGTATGAGGCGTTGAGAGAAG GTTTCGACTCTGTATTTCCGTCGAGTCGACTGCGCTTCTTCTATCCCGAAGAGCTGGAAAACGTGTTTTGCGGTTCGGGTTCGATCAACTTCAACCGGTGGGACGTGCGAATGCTGCAAGAGTCGTGTCGCATCGATCACGGTTTCACACAAGAATCGAAACAGATCCAGCAACTGTACGAGATAATGAGCAACTACAATCGGGACGAGCAACGTTCATTTTTGCAATTTGTTACCGGTTCGCCGTGCTTGCCGAATGGCGGTTTCAAATCACTCAGTCCACCGTTCACAATCGTTCGGAAAACATTGGACAGCAATCAGGATCCCGATGACTATTTACCTTCGGTTATGACTTGTGCCAATTACTTGAAATTGCCGGAATACTCGAATCGAGAGACAATGCGCTTGAAATTGAAAGTTGCAGCTAATGAAGGCAGTATGTCGTTCCATTTGTCttaa